A genomic stretch from Kogia breviceps isolate mKogBre1 chromosome 1, mKogBre1 haplotype 1, whole genome shotgun sequence includes:
- the ZNF648 gene encoding LOW QUALITY PROTEIN: zinc finger protein 648 (The sequence of the model RefSeq protein was modified relative to this genomic sequence to represent the inferred CDS: inserted 3 bases in 2 codons; substituted 1 base at 1 genomic stop codon), producing the protein MAQVDPQDGQHEASPLCSXYDPRMLCMNLDSEDEEHGQAGDKGGTGDTGQQAHSRLSSQGTQDKTDLPRQHPFRKKEEKFSDSFSAGVVGKKPMAMPRRKASWERGESRITPTQDSPRASTVPSALPRXFGQMQPPRDPLPAGNDGDWRANLDAALGVPSNFPGSGRYFCAQKGVDKSPDSSSPACVPKAAGGWDPSTQETRIPAQGSATPANLAAEALAKVRKGFKEENPAGATPYACELGGKVYSHRGTLQQHQRVHSGERPCRCPFXDKAYTWSSDHRKHIRAHTGEKPYPCPDCGKAFVRSSDLRTHQRNMHSNDKPFPRAECGLTFNKPLSLLRHQRTHLGEKPFHCPTCDREFAVASRMMEHQRVPSGERPFPCPTCGKCFTKSSNLMEHQTLHTGQRPLKCADCGVAFAQPSRLARHQRIHTGERPFPCARCGQAFAPSSTLKRHQQIHSGKKGFLCAERGRAFRIDSELAQRIRLHNGERPYQCEDCGQAFTRCNHLQRHRAKHRSCKKEPISSSLDE; encoded by the exons ATGGCACAGGTGGACCCCCAGGATGGACAGCATGAGGCATCTCCTCTCTGCA TATATGACCCCCGGATGCTGTGCATGAACTTGGACAGTGAGGATGAGGAACATGGACAGGCAGGAGACAAAGGGGGCACTGGCGACACTGGTCAGCAGGCCCATTCAAGGCTCAGCTCCCAAGGGACTCAGGACAAAACTGACTTGCCACGGCAGCATCCGTTCcgcaaaaaggaagagaaattctCTGACTCCTTTAGTGCAGGAGTCGTGGGGAAGAAACCCATGGCAATGCCTAGGAGGAAGGCCAGCTGGGAAAGAGGTGAGTCAAGGATCACCCCGACTCAGGACTCCCCCAGAGCAAGCACAGTTCCCAGTGCTCTCCCCAG GTTCGGTCAGATGCAACCTCCTAGGGACCCATTACCTGCTGGTAATGATGGAGACTGGAGGGCAAACCTGGACGCTGCGCTAGGTGTCCCATCCAACTTCCCCGGTTCTGGAAGGTATTTCTGTGCCCAGAAAGGGGTAGACAAGTCCCCAGACAGCTCCTCTCCAGCGTGTGTCCCCAAGGCGGCGGGCGGTTGGGACCCCTCCACGCAGGAGACACGTATACCAGCCCAGGGGTCGGCCACCCCGGCCAACCTGGCAGCGGAGGCGCTGGCCAAAGTGCGGAAGGGCTTTAAGGAGGAGAACCCGGCGGGCGCCACGCCTTACGCGTGCGAGCTGGGCGGGAAGGTGTACTCCCACCGGGGcactctccagcagcaccagcGCGTGCACTCGGGCGAACGGCCCTGCCGGTGCCCCTTCTGAGACAAAGCCTACACCTGGTCCTCGGACCACCGCAAGCACATCCGCGCGCACACGGGCGAGAAACCCTACCCTTGCCCGGACTGCGGCAAGGCCTTCGTGCGCTCCTCCGACCTGCGCACACACCAGCGCAACATGCACAGCAACGACAAGCCCTTCCCGCGTGCCGAGTGCGGCCTGACCTTCAACAAGCCGCTGTCGCTGCTTCGCCACCAGCGCACGCACCTGGGCGAGAAGCCCTTCCACTGCCCCACCTGCGATCGGGAGTTCGCCGTGGCCAGTCGGATGATGGAGCATCAACGcgtgccctcgggcgagcggcccttcccctgccccacctGCGGCAAGTGCTTCACCAAATCCTCCAACCTGATGGAGCACCAGACGCTGCACACAGGCCAGAGGCCCCTCAAGTGCGCCGACTGCGGCGTGGCCTTCGCGCAGCCCTCGCGCCTCGCGCGCCACCAGCGCATCCACACGGGCGAGAGGCCCTTTCCTTGCGCGCGGTGTGGTCAGGCCTTTGCGCCCTCCTCCACGCTGAAGCGGCACCAACAGATCCACTCCGGGAAGAAGGGCTTCCTCTGCGCCGAGCGCGGCAGGGCTTTCCGCATTGACTCGGAGCTGGCCCAGCGCATTCGGTTGCACAACGGGGAGAGGCCCTACCAGTGTGAGGACTGCGGCCAGGCCTTCACCCGCTGCAACCACCTCCAACGACACCGAGCCAAGCACCGCAGCTGCAAGAAGGagcccatctcctcctccttggACGAGTGA